gaaaacgcttataaagcttttactaaataaactgttgttttttttgtaaataagtaGTTTAGAAAGagctttttttgcatgttttataaaaacccGCAGTGCTTGATTTTGAAACCGTAATAAAATTATGTGACatttctcgatcaagatgtcaaaaccgGACACGCTTAGGCTAGAttacacatatttgaattggaattcccatttttacacatttttgataagtcatgTGCGTTGttttttgagttaaataaaaaaattgtatagaaatgcttgaaatatttcaaatcaccgaaagtggtatgaatatctctaaAATGTTAGTATTGAATGAAAGGGCCCATCTAGTAtaagaaaaaatttgtttcttgatgCCACCATTAATACAAAATGGCGGCTTCAgctattcttttcaaagcttttaATGACTGGAAATttcatgaaacatccacaatatggATATTGGGTGAAATAGCTAAacaagtagaagtcgaagttcgttgtccgacgccatcttaaaaACCAAGATGGTttcatccgctcaactttaaaatgctgtaaatgactgaacaTTTTGATTCGCGGACAAGTGATTGATCGAAGCAGACGTGTTTTCGGGATTCGGGAACCAAAAGTGAAACTCTCATTGTTTCAATAGCCTTGAAGGCTATTGTGTAGTTTCTTTTGTATAAACGGAATCTTTCCCAGGAAAGATATAAAGAAAAATGGCAACAAGCATTCGAAAGAACACCGTGAAGTTGGTTTTCGGACCAAACAGCAAAGTTTCCTCACATTTGGAAGTGTTAACATTCGTCATGCACGATCTTAACCTTTCTATTGCTAATATACACAGCATATATAAAGATGAAAACGGTGGACAGTTTTACGTGAAAATAATGGACGAGCCTgcatttgcaaattttattgCTAGTGTAGATGAGGAGTAcagttttgaatatgaaaatggtACAGTGAATAAAGTTACAACCGATCAGGCTTCGCGTATTTTACGATACGTTCGCATATTCAATTTACCTCCAGAGATCGAAGATCGTGAAATTCAATATGTGCTCGGACAGTATGGGACAATTAGACAGCATATACGCGAACGATTTCCAAGTGGGGCTGGTGTAAACATTAACACTACTATACGTGGTGTCCACATGGAGATTGTGAAGGAGATTCCAGCAAGTTTTTTCGTTGGACATTTTAAGGCTCGTAggcttaaaaaataattgttttttttttgtaaagaagaCGGTCTTATAAAGTCGAATTGCCCAAAATTAGCCTTACTCAACGACAAGAAGAACGATCATTCCACTGCATCCACCCTCGGACGACCCGCTAGACCCGTCGTTGATCGCCTGCTTCCCAACACATCGAATATGACGACTCTAAAATCCAACATTTTTCCTGTTAAAACGATCAACACGAACACGTGCTTCAGCGCCGCGAGATGGTATTTCCAGTCTCGCACAAGCAATACAGTCTCCCATGAAATCAGCCCAACTCGATTCTTCACCCTGCCTCCCATCATCAATCGCTCCAAAGCTGATTGCACCAACAGAAACAACAACGAGTGATAGCAGCAGAGACCGAGGATCTGCCGAGGTATTCAAAGTACCGTCATCACCCGGCGCACCGATCGAGATAGAAGAAGAGACAAGCGAATTAGATCGTCGTGCTTCCATCAAACGCACGAAACCAGATTCTCCTGAAAGCTCTGAACATGAAGATACGAACCAGCAGGTCACCGCCGACGTCGAAAGTGGAGAAAATATTGTCAATACCCCTTCGGGTATGATGCTTCGTGGACGTCCTGTAGAAGCGATGGTTCAAGTTAAAAATAAGAGACGGTTAAGGGGTAAGAAGGCTAGGCGGTAAATTTTCTGTGGTGGTCAACATCCTTGAAAGCTTTTTCCTATTAGCTACATGAGGCAAGTTCAGGAATTCAGTTGTTCATAGAAGTATttgccaaaacattttttttaaatgttcaacaTTGTTGATTAACCAGTGTGATCAGTAGATAAAAGTAGCAGGAAATATATATCATATGCAatgaaaaaacgataaattacCCGAGCCATGAAAAAATGTGttagaaaacattgaaattgatcATTgattaaatggattttttttatttaaaaaaaaaacatcgcacgAATATCTGGGCTTGTTGAAAGGCTCAACGAGTGCAAGTCAAATTTCACTGTCTGACACCATCatggaatctgaattcttttcGAACCTGTATATCACTGATAATAGCTTCAAACTCctaaaatatttgatattctgacgctatctagaaatccaagatggcggctaagGTATTTCTTTTCAAACCTGTTTATTATAGTCAATCGCTTGAAACCCCCATAATGTGGGTATAATTTGAAAGTGCTAAACTAGAATTtcgttatctgacgccatcttggagTACAgtatggcggcttccacttaacttaaaaatgctgtaaatcactgaaaatggCATGAAGTTTAATGAGATTTTCGACTATGAGCAGCATTATGAAGATCAGCCAAAGCGGTGGCGTCGGGTAGCcgaatttgacttctactcgtttagtccTTTCGTCCAAAACccatttcaagtgatttttagtCGTCTTGGATTTAGTCGGCGGCGGTGGCGTCAGAAAGCAAAATTTAACTGCTTCTAGTTTAGCCCACATCCAATATCAATATTGTAGAGATTTCATGCTATTTAGGTGATTAACAGCGTTTCAAAATGCAGGGGAATCTTGGATTTTAAGGaagcgtcagatagcgaaatttgacaacttctagtttagcccttttatCCACTACCCATATTGTAGGGGGTTCATGAGAttttcttagcttagcttagcctagcttagttgactactcattaTTTACATAGTACTCTATGTAGTATGAATagtagttgactactcatatccaccttaaatcattgaacttaaagtgcttagatatgatattttatttaaaacttcagataaaatatttgataaaactttgttcaacttacgcacttcatattccatgatcgctggcgtggctaagcagaacaagttctacctcgccaatggttgctactccgtgattgatcgaggccatcagctcTACAAAGGCGAATACTTGTTGCCCGCTTCGCATGATACTCATTACACTACACAACCGATATAAAATACCCTCGCTGGTAATACGTTTCATTGGAAAGCTCAGTCCTGGTTCGCCAAGTTTGACTTATCAGAGAGCAACCGGAGTTTAAGTGGGACACATTCCCGATTCGACTGGTGTATTGCGGTCTCCTCGCAATTCCTACCCATTCTATTTACCTAGCACCCCCGCAGTGAAAAATTTTGGCCTCAAAAGGGTCGTGTGATTTCTCATAAAGCTACCGCATCCCAACCACTGGAGATAAGCTCCTTCCAAAGCCTATTCTCCAACAGGCACAAAACCCtatcaaaacagtttgtttacaatGTTGTTTTCACAGAACTTAAGAGCATTCAAGTGAGTAGTATGCAATGGAGTATGGAGTatgtaattatttttcaattttgtgataATATATTGGAAATATTTGCACTTGTGTTTAACGTAGGTCTGGCAGCATTCTGGCGGTGTTAGCGAGTGTTGAGGGTGTTTTGGTAATCGATTGTCGCGGCTAAATAGTTGAGGTGGCTTTGGGCGGTGGTGACTAGCAGGAGGAGCAAGAAATATAagataacatttttgtagctatgtGACACAGGGATGCTAATGGAGAAAGCGATTGAAGTTATGTTTGCAAATTGATAACAATTGGGATTCGAAACGAGAGGGCGATGAACACTGTTTTAGGATGTCTGGTAGATCATTGTAGAGTTTACTTGCGAAGGAGATACTAGGTTTTTTCTccccaaattcagatttcagtatAAACAGGCGGATATGATTCGCATTTCTGGACAAGCGGTGGGAAGTTATTCTTTCGAAGCGCGTGTTGTAACCAGGGAAACAAATCGAACCGatctgataatgataactggtttatcacttgtgtaacacttagcgataaatttgaaaaactgatgacttctcatccctttccaatgccgatcaagataactcgtTCGAACTTTGCTCTAGTGGGCATCAGATTTCTTGATGTGCGCCCCGTgcaattgttggtattttttatGGTGCGTCTACCGCTCGGGCCGGCCCGGCACCTTGTGTGTCATCAAgcaattgttggtatttttggtattttttgctGGTGCATCTACCGATCGGTCGGTCCGGCCCGGCACCTTATGCGTCGTGAAGcaattgttgatatttttggtattttttgttgGTGCGTCTACCGGTCGGGTCGGCCCGGCACCTTGTGCATCAAGCAATTGTTGGTGTCCTCCTTGGGTGCCAGCAAATTGTTGTTGcttatccttaacgttacaagagacgataaatttgaatcggaaagCACAACTTATCGGGagcaaaattgaagttgataAGCACTAGGTATAGTGATCTTGAGGATGAAAATATCTCTCACGGGTGTTTTGATCGGCAAATTCTATCGgaggataacgatttttggattccctgGTTGTAACTCAACAACTTGTGAGGAGTATCCCTGTTGTCACTAGTTTGTGGGTGAATAGGGGGTTTCGAATTCCTGAGCATCCTGTATGCGAAGCACTGAATTGTCTATAACATATAACTGTTTTTGAGGGTATAGATACGGCTATCTAAATACAGCCTTAAAGGCTCCATTTTGCATAGTCTACAGCTCTCTTAAACGATTTTTGCAGGCTTTGTCCCATAGTGATACAAGGTATTGCAACCTCAAGTGAAACAATCCAaagtataggggagaatggggatacttgatccttttttattattttcatcatatcttttgaaaattgcagatcggctttttttgtattttctgacagcgtgtaatttcaagtttatatgctgctaaagttagaacgatacatgaacccgtaaaTGAACTAGAAGTGTTTTCGTGTGacctaaaaaaatgtgatgttgtgaaagttaaaggagacttgatcctttattaaagaagacttgatcctttaatcagggtgccctaagctttagcaaaaatgatgcaaaatctaacgataaaagtttaattgatttcttttttttttggcgaaattagtttttcagttttcatagtttataagtgtcagacaaaaagAACCCTGAAAGTTTGTCTTCCACCCTATTTtgattgcatacttaaaggtgcaattttctaattttgagataaaagcactttttaacAGTGAGCCACATCTatccagaagaaaaatatatctttttggactcgaggAATCAAATCAATCCATaacataatttttggaaaaaaattattgaaaaaaataagagtttacttttgctttgaaaatatggatttgagAAGTTCATATACTATAACGATTGACGTACTggaatacatatttttattataattttttcgtttgggaaacattttaaagtgataaaaaaagaacttCAAGTCAcaatttgttagatttttcaaacaaagtacaataactcaaaaaattaatattttaaattttttgacataacaggtttattgttttcttctatttggcaaatttttttagaacatttgatctatgtaatatattccagtttcgagatatagctgaggaatcaagtatccctagGGATCAAGAATCCCCGTTCTCCTCATAAGCCAGTGAATGGGAATGAAAGCAGGATTGGAGCCAATGCTCTTTGAAGTGCTCTATGTGGGCTGTCCAGCTAAAGATATCGTCTAAATGTAATCCTAAATATTTAAACTCTCGTACACGTTCAATTACCGTGAAGGGCATCCAAATCATGTCCAATCCATTCCACTATCTGAAAGGGGTTGACATTGTTGTACGAAATTAAGGTATCGTCGGCAAAGGCGGAACTTCGCCGTACATGTTCATCGGCGAGAGATCGCTGAAAAACCACGAACTTctcattttacgaaaaatcagaAAGTATAAAGTTTCTAGTTATAGCTGATTCTATAGcatcgaaaaaaatcagttcagGTCATATAGAACCTGACCGAGAAGGAAGGTTAAGTGTGGTGTCCAAAAGTTGTAGTTTTATTTACTTAGTTCAGGTTTTATAACAACACAACTGTAGGATTTCGCCTAGTTtcaaaatagttatttatgcaaTACGTTAccaaaagtagattttttcagCGCGAGTCGTAATTTATAATTACGTCGTGAGATGAGAAAATCGACCctgttttgaaaactgtatCGAATAGTACTaatttttggtatatttttatcgataaaaaagCAGCTCTTTTCAAAACCCAATTTCGtaacaaataacaaacattCCAGTACggagttgcaaaaaaaatgtgtttaaaatagAATGCAATTTAAAGTTAACTGccctaatttaaaatttgtttcaactCAAAATCAGTCTATTAAAACCACCGAATCTTGAAAAATCCATTAAACAATCTAAAAAATCTCATCTTTGATgagcttttgtcatttttattgagtttttttaaaagatgtttaactttaaaatttccaacaTACATGCCtctatatcgaaaaaaaaattactcattgACATTTGGCTAACCATATTAAATCGGCTTTGAATTCATTTCTTTTCAGTGATCACGAATATGAACCTGTTGGAGAgccgattgaaaaagatgctgCAACTCAGGGTGCAGCAGCAGGTTTGGCTCCACCCGGCAACAACCAGCAGCGAAAACCGTCCAACGCTTCTCTGCGCGCAACGGGAGAAGAAGTGGACACAGTTAGCATGGCGGAACTGCAACGCGACATCGAAGACCATCTTTTCACCCGTCAAAGCGAGGAAGAGGCAGCCGAAGCAGTGGAAACCGGACCAGAGAAAACTAGCAAAATGAAAGCTGTTATGACAAGAGCACAAGAAAGTGGAAAGAAAGCAATGGCGATGGCACAGGAAAGCAGCAAAATGGCAATGTCGCGAGCTCAAGAAGGGGGCAAGAGCTTACACCAAAAGCTTCGCAAACAAACcgataaatttaaaaccaaaatgtcAACTATCAACGTCAAAAAAGATAAGGATGCTGCTCCACTGGCCAGTCCAGAGATTGTGACTACACCAGAAAtagaaaaacttgattttacaATTGCTGAACCGaaagaagaaaatgaaacaGAACAAACTGAGCCAACTGAACCAACATCGGACAATGCAGAAGCTGCTACCCAACAGCCATCTGCTGAAGGCAATGGCACAGCAAAGAGACGCTTCAAAACAGCCGAGTTTGCGAAGCTGAAAAATATTCACATGCCCAAGCTTCAAAAGCCAGAATTTAAGCGACCTGATTTTAGTAAAATGTCTCTAGGTAAGGGTACCAAAATCAAACGCCCAGAAATACCAAAATTCTTAACGGAAAAACCAGacttttcaaagcttaaaatgCCTCAAAAGATAGGAGCCATCAAATTGCAGCGTAGCAAGTCGATGAAAGAATCATCCCCATTGGCTAATGCAAGTGCTGCTTCCCCATCTGACCTGGAAACACCCTCGGTTATGGGCGAAGATGGCacgaaaaagaaaatcaattacACCGATTTCAGCACATATCCACGCTTTTTGGATAAATTCAAGCGACAAAAATCTGCACCAGGCAACGCAAGTGTAAAAGCTGCAACTCCTCCTCCACTGGAATTCACAAAGACGACAAGAACTACAAGACCAAAAGGTCCCTCATTCATATCCCGGTGGGCTGAAAAATCTTCCGAAGACACTGGTAGCAATCGATTCTTTTCCGGTAGCGAAATGGGTGAACGAGAAGGATCAGTCGAAAGAAGAATGCGTCAACGCTTGGAACAAGCAGATTTCGACATCCCGGAGCTGCCGGTCACTGCTGAGCAGAAACAATTGGAGGAATACGATAAGGAAAACCGAGAAATTCATCTACTCTCGGCAGCTCGTCATGACGAATTCTTAAAACGTAAACCTCCTATGGAACGGCAGGAATCTGATCTGGCGTCTGAAGAAGAGAAACAATTCTGGGCTAGCTCGCTAGGTCAGAAAATTCGGCACAACATCGATATGAATAGTAACGATTTCGATTTTCTCGATGAAGAAGACCGCTTACGAACAGCACGTGAGAATGAAACCTTAGGTCTGAGCGAACGAGATCGTGCTAGGTTCTTGGGAGAAAACACAGAACAATCGGAGAGAGACTATGACATGCGATCTACAACTCCTTACTCTAACAAAGAGTGCCAATCATCTGGCGGAAGCTCCGGTATACGACGACGAAAAGGTGTGTTAGAAGAAATTGACGATGACGAATTTTTCCTGCGCCAAAAGGGAATATCGAAGGACAACATTCAAATGGGCGAATATATAAGCACCGCCATTAAGGAAGGCTTAAGTACACCAAAGAACGCGCTAGCCGAAATGGGACGATATGATTCGTACTACGACGAAGATATGGACGCTAGCGAAAGAATGAGTGCAAGCGGTCTTCGTTATTATCAACCAAGCTTCGAATCCGATGATGTCTCTAACAAACAGAGCTTCACTGATGAATTCCAAAGAAATGCAGAATTTTTCAAGACTTTTCCACCAGATCGCCCAtcaagaaaacataaaaaatcgtacaatgaagaacatgacgatgatcaACAGAAGGTCCCTTATGAATCTCGCCAACAGGATGACCCTGATGTAGCTTTCTATCATTCAGATCGTAAGTATAACGACGATAAATTGCAAACACCGTTCGAAAAGGAACAGCAGTACATTGATGACGAATCTGCTGGCAATGGATTCACACGTACGGGAACTGCCGTACCTCCAACACCACCAAGACGCCGCAAGAAGCGCTTCCGTGATGTTACTCCATCGGTATTAGAACCTTTCGGCGAAGGTTTGACTACAAAACCCATTTACAATAGCTTTACCATTGGACCCGAAACGGTACATATCATTTTTATTCACTGATGTCTTATAGTAGGGCGAATACCGTTTTGATACTTGAAACCGTCTTACATTTTAGCACTTATATCGCGCTGATGTTCCACTGGCCCAGGAAGAAAGTTTCACCACACCTCTACCGACTCCAAGAAGGTCACTTTCACGCTCTCAAATGTCTAAAACCTTTGATGACGACCGCACTTCTCGTGGAGCTGAGTCCTTCATTTTCGGAGCGGATGACAATGCTCTGGTTAAAAACTCTCTCGATATGTCGGAATCGAATGGGTGAGTAGAAACTTTACCAAATATTCTTCATCAACTAAACGAagtgattttcttttatttatttggatTGAAAGCTATGCGACTGTAAGGAAAGAACCTCCGCCACGTCCTCCAGCTCCGATTCGCCGTAGACGATCTACGCGTTCACTAACGGATCAACGCCAATTCAACACGCTGCCCAACTTCCACTCGGTTTCTCCCATGAGACCATCGCGCAATTATAGCACAATTAGTCCTAACAGGCCACCAAGAGGTagatcaatcagcagtttgAATGACAATCAATTGTAAGTACAAAAGTTAACCACAATAGATGAtattgatctaaatacttttattctttttatttaagaaacacAACGATTATCAGCAAGGAGGATCTTACACAATACGAATATATCGAAGATACCGAAAACAATGCGAAAGTGCACCAAACTTTACAATCCGGAGCGATAGTGAATAAAATGAAAGACAGACCTTTGCCACCACCGCCGCGTCCTCCGAGGGAACATAAGAAGCCTCGAAAACCTGAACCGGACGACGATAGGTATGATTTCGATGGCGGTGCCGAACGTATTTCCAGCTTTGGAGCAATCGAACCGAGAACAGTAGAAGAAGTGGAAATAGCGATTCAAACTGATCCTGTCTCAGAGGATTTCGAATTGGATGCCGAAGTTTCGGAAACCATAGGCATCGCAGACGAAGCTGAAAAGCCACTGAAGACGCTGCAGGACATTTTAAGAGAAGAGCAACAAGCGGAAATAGATCGCGCACGGCAGTTGGCAGAAGCAAATAATTTAATGAGAGACATTCAAAAGTTTAGAGATTCCACGTCATCGCTTTCACTGCAAGGAAGTCGGCCGGAAACACCTTCGGGAATACTTCTTGAAAGACGAGTGTCGACACCTTCATTCAATGGACGTTCTAATAACATTTTACTTCGGCCGTTAAGTATCGAAGATCTGACGGAAGCTGATCTTGCTAACGCTGAGGATGACAAATATATCGCAGAATTAGTTAATAAGTATGTTTCTGAAGAAAAAGTTCCAGAAGTGAAAAGAGCTGTGAACAAGGTTGAGGCTGACTCTGGTGAGAAGATGGAACAATCTAGACTACAGCAGATCGAATCCATGATAGTGCAGGATAACGTGGTGAGGGTAGAAGCTCCCATAGTCCGTTCAGACCCAACAGCTCCACCAAGAAGAAGATCGCTTGTAGCGTCTAACACAGATTTGCCACGAAGTGTTGAAATTCCTTCAAATGTAATTGAGGAAATTGTAGAGCGACTGAGAACAAATGAACAACAACACATTGCTGAATTGCATCAATTACATCTACAACAGTTGGAAGATCTCAAGAAACAACAGGAAGAACAGAAGCATCTGCAAGAGCAAAAACTTGAAGAACAACAAAGACAAGTGCTCGAACAACAAAACCAACAACTGCACGAAACACAACAGCTCAAAGAACAAATTCTACTTCAACAAGAACAGCAGAAAGCACTTTtacagcaacaacagcaacagcagcagcaactatTGATAgcacaacagcaacaacaaattCTACTTCAGCAACAGGAAAAAGAGAGAGAATTGCAACGAGAACGAGAGCGTGAACTTTTGAGAGAACGAGAGATCGAACTAGAGAAAGCAAGAGAACGCGAAAGAGAACTCCACCATGCCCGTGAGTTGGAACTTCAAAGGGCTCGCGAACTCGAACAGCAACGTGCTAAAGAACTAGAAC
This sequence is a window from Uranotaenia lowii strain MFRU-FL chromosome 3, ASM2978415v1, whole genome shotgun sequence. Protein-coding genes within it:
- the LOC129758040 gene encoding trichohyalin isoform X4: MIVAFFSVMANYVSLRGTDETDSTILETQRLGIRARLAGKSDAKEPDLDKSNVPAKQLEPTKQEPLEEEEEAEEEEEEEEEEEEEEEEEEEEEEEEEEDEEDKKEGKKPTGEEVTKQALPEPSTTVVTETKLEKTEELPVSSCSETIADPEPTESIAQESHAKETESMEDSQAGNLRSTTGENKSSQDDIVSGGGGDTKSDHSLGKPVVPPQTYLWEEVKKSKEQVSDGGYPWTHLYKEPLGPDDEPEVILRYSHSPVNRRRKVEEQLIEGTSQSEKKAKTDNGAGDTNGIERAIDAEMEVPESPRQSRARTTSHGAHSLTSELRAHAKHFLDEHPSIRSFSNSLTRKGKRTRALMSRSLERAKSMADKQIDRAKVQMNTLRRRKAASEPPRDLPEHKILNLRESPRLGNREIPAYVVRQPSDEVVNIDVEDNEKADLGESTTLVPDEIIELPSTAPAVSTQEKDSAPETQPKEPEPEKMEVEEERYEIIEAPKEPVKVAHIETSPAEIPKTDIKVEAPQKAPRKKKEHHYEDIEDYEPKKEEIHKTSSTDLKLKRQDEIDGFDPIIGEMLGNDKIRISLQLQDEQVAHDLLSRKKRLDEILQHSSEDERETKEKIPVLGLLAPISSIDSTSSDEEARRTHLSPLAEESDTGSINETPKKLELTPVQEKFIEEQETAVEPRAEEDKQLELTPAEERMLAEAEKKEQASQEKTKEDVEDKTATANKPTTDDRWSKMSDHEYEPVGEPIEKDAATQGAAAGLAPPGNNQQRKPSNASLRATGEEVDTVSMAELQRDIEDHLFTRQSEEEAAEAVETGPEKTSKMKAVMTRAQESGKKAMAMAQESSKMAMSRAQEGGKSLHQKLRKQTDKFKTKMSTINVKKDKDAAPLASPEIVTTPEIEKLDFTIAEPKEENETEQTEPTEPTSDNAEAATQQPSAEGNGTAKRRFKTAEFAKLKNIHMPKLQKPEFKRPDFSKMSLGKGTKIKRPEIPKFLTEKPDFSKLKMPQKIGAIKLQRSKSMKESSPLANASAASPSDLETPSVMGEDGTKKKINYTDFSTYPRFLDKFKRQKSAPGNASVKAATPPPLEFTKTTRTTRPKGPSFISRWAEKSSEDTGSNRFFSGSEMGEREGSVERRMRQRLEQADFDIPELPVTAEQKQLEEYDKENREIHLLSAARHDEFLKRKPPMERQESDLASEEEKQFWASSLGQKIRHNIDMNSNDFDFLDEEDRLRTARENETLGLSERDRARFLGENTEQSERDYDMRSTTPYSNKECQSSGGSSGIRRRKGVLEEIDDDEFFLRQKGISKDNIQMGEYISTAIKEGLSTPKNALAEMGRYDSYYDEDMDASERMSASGLRYYQPSFESDDVSNKQSFTDEFQRNAEFFKTFPPDRPSRKHKKSYNEEHDDDQQKVPYESRQQDDPDVAFYHSDRKYNDDKLQTPFEKEQQYIDDESAGNGFTRTGTAVPPTPPRRRKKRFRDVTPSVLEPFGEGLTTKPIYNSFTIGPETHLYRADVPLAQEESFTTPLPTPRRSLSRSQMSKTFDDDRTSRGAESFIFGADDNALVKNSLDMSESNGYATVRKEPPPRPPAPIRRRRSTRSLTDQRQFNTLPNFHSVSPMRPSRNYSTISPNRPPRGRSISSLNDNQLNTTIISKEDLTQYEYIEDTENNAKVHQTLQSGAIVNKMKDRPLPPPPRPPREHKKPRKPEPDDDRYDFDGGAERISSFGAIEPRTVEEVEIAIQTDPVSEDFELDAEVSETIGIADEAEKPLKTLQDILREEQQAEIDRARQLAEANNLMRDIQKFRDSTSSLSLQGSRPETPSGILLERRVSTPSFNGRSNNILLRPLSIEDLTEADLANAEDDKYIAELVNKYVSEEKVPEVKRAVNKVEADSGEKMEQSRLQQIESMIVQDNVVRVEAPIVRSDPTAPPRRRSLVASNTDLPRSVEIPSNVIEEIVERLRTNEQQHIAELHQLHLQQLEDLKKQQEEQKHLQEQKLEEQQRQVLEQQNQQLHETQQLKEQILLQQEQQKALLQQQQQQQQQLLIAQQQQQILLQQQEKERELQRERERELLREREIELEKARERERELHHARELELQRARELEQQRAKELEQQRLREMELQRAIEIEHQRLRELELQRAQEAEMQRAREAELMRAREAELQRAREMELQRARDAELHRIREAELLKSKELELLKIQEAKQDIQRERTTDPAAQEETVDAVLKETVDAVLKLKEVTEEIAVEITEASEAVQEPSKTGTIPKEPVKETAPARPPPPRISPQISPDATAYPEYVPYTLPPQPYYPVRNFSDDEAAFPQAPQRRRRHHRSRRDSTSEEEFQREQRKQRHGTRSPEPSIPSLSGQLIRACGSSIMQTGDDLMTILRASSKDENKRDLHIALIILIVIVAGLMALGMSGEKSVHHHHWDYFNPPGNAK